The following DNA comes from Leishmania mexicana MHOM/GT/2001/U1103 complete genome, chromosome 1.
cgtgtctcacGCCGGCTCTTCCGTTTCcgttggggggagggggggggggcatacAGGCCGTGGGCGTACGAGAAAACAAAAGTAGAGGGGAGGTAATCTAGAGGGGTCGTTCTCGCATGCACGCCAACCCAGCCGACCACCCGGCCCCCGCTCACGACCACCCGCCGTGTGCGCACGGgaacgtggaggaggaggaggaggggggcgagggagTGTGCGAGTATCGAGCGGGGTgaggaaaggaaaaggaaaagcggGAGAGCCAAAGGAAACATGGGCAGTGCTGCACACGCGAGGGTCAACGGAGCCGAGACAGAGTcagcgaggggggaggggggaggggggaggggcgccgGGAACAAGCCCATCTACCCTTCTCAGAAACTAGAGCGGCAGGATGCGAAgtcggcggagctgcagccaTCACTTGCCCGCCCCCgggccactgctgctgctgcagctgctcgcgctgACGAAACGGCGTCGTCAGCGTGCTCAAGCGACTCGCTCAGCAGGGATAACGGCAACTGCACCACCTCTGCGTCATCGCCAACAGCCACCTCTGTCGGGCGTGGGGCCGCCAGTgacgcgctcgcgcagccgtCAAACCGGCTCAGTGGTGCCGTCATCGTGGCACTGCTGGCAGAACGAagcgacgaagacggcgagtTACTGAGGTGCTGGGAGCCCTGCAACACGGCCACCGTACATGTCGCCGGCATGGCCATGCGTGCACCCGCGTCGAACGCCTCCCCAGAATTTGCGGAAGCGCCGCAGCCCTCTGTGGCGACATGTACGGTGGCCAGCGTGTCCTCTGcatcgacgcggcggcgccgatgaGCATCATTGTCGCCTCCTGCGCCATCTGAGCGGCTGCGTACTCGCACCAGCGCCTGCTGGGACGGCGATGCTTgcgatggtggtggagaAACAGAGCCTGCGCGCCACGTGCGCTCCGGCGAAGCCGAAGGCGAGCACGCCAGCGTCTGCGCTTCGTCGCGGCCCGCCCCGTCcgcgtccaccgcctccgtcagcACACATGCGTTGTCGCTCACGTCATACACACCGTCGATCCTGCGGAGCTCCTCGCGCAGTTGGCCGCGGACGCGCCcggggtgcagcagctccagtTGCTCCGCTGTGCTTCTCTGCTCACCGTCGTCCATGTCAAACatgttgcgcagctgcaggcgcgtgAAGTATCGATAGAGCTCGCCGCCCGCATCCGGTGTCAAGGGCCggctgccctctcccccgccgccgtcgtcgccgcccttCATGGACTGCAGTGCTGCCATGCGCTTGAAGATTTGGTTGCGGTACACCTTCTCCTCAACCGTGCCACACGTTACCAGGCGAAAGACGACAACGTCGCGCCGCTGGCCAATGCGGTGGACGCGGTCGACAGCCTGGGCATCCGCAGACGGGTTCCAGCTGGggtcgagcagcaccaccgccgaggcggcgTTGAAGGTGAGCCCGACGCCGCCGACCTGCGTCGTGAGCAGGCATACCCATACCCCTGCGTCCTTGTTGAAGCGCTCAACctcagcgcagcggcgctcgctcggtgtgtcgccgtcgacctgtgtgtgcgtcagcCGCCACTCCCGCAGAAGGAAGCtgaggaggtgcaggagtGATTTTGAGCGTGAAAAAACGAGTGTCTTGCGCTGCTCCGAGACGCAccggaggagcagctgcagcgccacccacaGCTTCGCGCCGCCAAAGATATCGCCAATCTCTGCCACTGGCGCCTTGTACGGGTTGTGCGAGAGAGCCGCTGCGACGGTCTCGTCGAGGAGGCTCAGCCAGGGATGGTTGCAGATCTGCGACAGCATGGTAAGCAGAAGCAAGGGGTTCGTCGGTACAGTGGCAACAGCAGCTGACGAGCCGTCACCGCCTAGGCTGCTCCGTTCCATGACCACACCACCCTCGTCAGCGGTGCCCTCCGTCACGTCCACATCCGCAGCGCCTTCACGCGCGGAAGCCAGCTCCTTCGAGCTCAAGACCGCCGCGtacagctgccgctgcacgtcCGTCAAGCGCACCCACACGACGACGTCCTCCTTTTCACTCGACAGCACCTGAGCGGCGACGTCTTTCTtctcgcggcgcagcatgaAAGGGCGGATGGCGGCCTGCAACTTCGCTAGCTCGCTCGAGGCAACCTCGCGCTGTGCCGCGCTGGCGTCACGCTCgttgccgcgcagcagggtCGCGCTGACAGCGTTGAAGTTGGGCTTGTCCATGTCGAGTATCGACCCATCGAGGAAGCGGAAGACGCTCCACATGTCATCAAACGTGTTCATGAGTGGCGTGCCTGTCAACGCGATCTTGTGACGCGCAGAAAGGGTCAAGGCACTCCTGAAGACGCAGGTATTGGGGTCTTTGATGAggtgcgcctcgtccagcaCAACGTAGTCCACGAGGGTGGCGCCCATGTCCGCAGCGtcctgccgcagcacgcCATAGGTCGTGAGCAGCACACACGGCAGCCCATAGCGCAGCTTCCTCCACCGCGCCTGCCGCTTCTTGCGAGGCTCGTTGTGGATAACCTCGACGACTCGCGTGAGCGACGCGCCGCCCCACTCGGCGAAGGCGGCCGTCCATATGGCAACTAGCGTCG
Coding sequences within:
- a CDS encoding putative DNA excision/repair protein SNF2 codes for the protein MEHDDLLDDLLSWTPPAPRGKVAKSSSCITTAATTSSPSTSPHVVSRQPRAGSLQEACVNTAAATTKAGSVCANHCHRSASDADDEQKARCAASASAETSPLPPTSGPPFSLPPDVDARLYPHQRAGVQWLYSRHCKSRACLLADEMGLGKTVQVAAFLGQLYARQMIKTTILVVPPTLVAIWTAAFAEWGGASLTRVVEVIHNEPRKKRQARWRKLRYGLPCVLLTTYGVLRQDAADMGATLVDYVVLDEAHLIKDPNTCVFRSALTLSARHKIALTGTPLMNTFDDMWSVFRFLDGSILDMDKPNFNAVSATLLRGNERDASAAQREVASSELAKLQAAIRPFMLRREKKDVAAQVLSSEKEDVVVWVRLTDVQRQLYAAVLSSKELASAREGAADVDVTEGTADEGGVVMERSSLGGDGSSAAVATVPTNPLLLLTMLSQICNHPWLSLLDETVAAALSHNPYKAPVAEIGDIFGGAKLWVALQLLLRCVSEQRKTLVFSRSKSLLHLLSFLLREWRLTHTQVDGDTPSERRCAEVERFNKDAGVWVCLLTTQVGGVGLTFNAASAVVLLDPSWNPSADAQAVDRVHRIGQRRDVVVFRLVTCGTVEEKVYRNQIFKRMAALQSMKGGDDGGGGEGSRPLTPDAGGELYRYFTRLQLRNMFDMDDGEQRSTAEQLELLHPGRVRGQLREELRRIDGVYDVSDNACVLTEAVDADGAGRDEAQTLACSPSASPERTWRAGSVSPPPSQASPSQQALVRVRSRSDGAGGDNDAHRRRRVDAEDTLATVHVATEGCGASANSGEAFDAGARMAMPATCTVAVLQGSQHLSNSPSSSLRSASSATMTAPLSRFDGCASASLAAPRPTEVAVGDDAEVVQLPLSLLSESLEHADDAVSSARAAAAAAVARGRASDGCSSADFASCRSSF